The following coding sequences lie in one Spinacia oleracea cultivar Varoflay chromosome 1, BTI_SOV_V1, whole genome shotgun sequence genomic window:
- the LOC110799174 gene encoding xyloglucan endotransglucosylase protein 1 translates to MAISSSSKLKFLVVIVSVLLALASTNTAFGSNFDVEFERTFGDNRVKTFGHGGQILSLSLDKYSGSGFRSKKDYVFGRFDMQLKLVPGDSAGTVTTLYLSSDQSTGTHDEIDFEFLGNVSGQPYTIHTNVFSQGKGNREQQFHLWFDPTKNFHTYSIVWNTKLIMFLVDETPLRVFRNHEDIGVSFPKNQPMKIYSSLWNADDWATQGGLVKTDWSKAPFTAYYRNFNIDSTTPRAARADASAVTTMSTNGKTTLGAWRTHDLDAWGRRRLRWVQKYFMIYNYCADLKRFSQGFPLECKHSRF, encoded by the exons ATGGCTATTTCTTCATCATCTAAGCTTAAGTTTCTTGTTGTTATTGTGAGTGTACTACTCGCTTTAGCTTCTACTAATACCGCCTTCGGTAGCAACTTCGATGTAGAGTTTGAACGAACTTTTGGTGATAATAGGGTCAAGACGTTTGGCCATGGTGGCCAAATCCTCTCCCTCTCCTTAGATAAATATTCTGGATCCGGGTTTCGCTCCAAGAAGGATTATGTGTTTGGGAGGTTCGATATGCAATTGAAACTTGTTCCTGGCGATTCTGCTGGCACTGTCACTACTCTTTAT TTGTCATCCGATCAAAGCACGGGTACACACGATGAGATCGATTTCGAGTTCTTGGGAAATGTAAGCGGACAGCCATACACCATCCACACTAATGTGTTTAGCCAAGGGAAAGGCAACAGGGAGCAGCAATTCCATCTTTGGTTTGATCCTACTAAGAACTTCCACACCTATTCCATCGTTTGGAACACAAAACTCATCAT GTTCTTGGTTGATGAAACACCATTAAGAGTATTCCGAAACCACGAAGATATTGGTGTTTCTTTCCCAAAGAACCAACCCATGAAGATATACTCTAGCTTATGGAACGCCGATGATTGGGCTACTCAAGGTGGTTTGGTTAAGACCGATTGGTCTAAGGCTCCCTTCACGGCCTATTATCGTAACTTCAACATAGACAGCACCACCCCTAGAGCCGCTAGGGCTGATGCATCCGCCGTTACAACAATGTCAACCAATGGGAAGACGACACTTGGTGCATGGAGAACACATGATCTTGATGCATGGGGTAGAAGGAGATTGAGATGGGTTCAAAAGTACTTTATGATTTATAATTATTGCGCAGATTTGAAACGTTTCTCTCAAGGTTTTCCTCTTGAATGCAAGCATTCGCGCTTTTAG